The genomic region AAAACGAACATCTCATATTACATCCCACTTGAGTAGATATACAAGATGTATTACCAAAGCTATACTTTATCGCTACACCTTCAACAATATTTTCATCATCCAGCAAAAAAAGATACTTAGCTGTTCCATCTTCACTTGATACGACTTTTTTTGCAATTTGCAAATTAGAAATGAAGGCCATATTTTTCAACTTTTGCCTTAAATCTTTCTTTAGATCAGTCATGTCATCAAAACTGGTAACCCCTCTATAAATCCAACGAAAAACCTGCTTTGCTCTGTACTTTGTTTCACCAATGTCAAGAAAAAACTTTTCAAGTTCATCAATAGTCATGTTTTTTAAATCTATCAATTAAAACGCCTCCAAAATTTCATACAGATATTATATCACAAATTTAATTATTTCTCTGCAATTTACATATAAAAAAGCCGTCTGTATTATTGATATTTGGCAACAATTGCAGGTAGCCTTTACCGTCTACTTGTGATGCTAATTTTTCAGAAAGAAAAGGTCTTATGTCGGAAATCTCGAAATTCTTATTTTCACCCAAAAATCTATCAATAATATTCATATTTTCTTCTCTTCCAATCGTACATGTGCTGTACAATATATATCCGCCTTTTTTGACATATTTAGAGCTGGAGCTAAGTATGCTGTATTGAATGTTATTCAGCTTTTTAATATCTTCATCCGTATAGTTCTTTAATTTTATATCCGGCTTTTTCCTTATGATTCCTATTCCGGTGCATGGAACGTCAGCCAATACCTTGTCTGCCTTGTCTATATATTTTTCATTTATCTTGGTTGAATCAAACACATACGCATCCACATTGTTTACGCCTAATCTTTTGCAATTCATTCTTATTAAATCAATCTTATGCTCATGAATATCAAACGCAATAACTTTTCCTTTATTGTTCATTAATTGAGAAATATGTGTAGTTTTCCCACCCGGTGCGCTACATACGTCTATTATAAGATCGTCTGGATTAGGTGATAAAACTTTAGATATGATCATAGCACCTTCATCTTGGATCTGCACAAAGCCATTTTTGTAGATTTCATCACCTGCAATATTTTTTAAATCAATATAATAAGCATCATCCACATACGATCCCTTTTTAAAATTCAATCCTTTGTCAATCAATATTTTTTCAAAATCCTTACTTCCTATTTTTAAAGTGTTAAGCCTTATGGATATCTGCGGCTTTTCATTTAATGACTTTAATATATCCTCAGCCGTATCTTTATCATAATTATTTAAAAGTCTTTTTACAATCCATTCAGGATATGAATATTTAAATGCCATATATTCAACAACATTTTTGTCAGATTTTAATATATCAATCTTTGCAGAATTGCGCACATAATTGCGAAGCACAGCATTAACAAACTTAGAAGCATGTATTCCCGCATACTCCTTAGCAAGATTTACAGCTTCACTAATAGCCGCATATTGAGGCACTTTATCCATATAAATTATTTGATACAACCCCATCTCGAGTATTATCAATATTTTGTTGTCTATCTTTTTGATGCCTTTTGACGAACAACGATCAATTATTTGATCTAAAGTTTGTTTTCTCTCTATTGTACCAAAAACTATTTCTTTAATGAAACTTTTGTCTATATCTCTCAACTCATTGTTATTAAGATACTTGTTCAACACAATATTGGAATATCCTTTTTTTACAATTATATCGTACAAAATTTTAAAAGCAGTATTTCTCTGATTCATTAAAACACCTCTAAAATTTTAATAAATAAGGGATAGAAATTAATCTCTCCTATCCCTTAAAATTATCAGCCTAATAAGATTCATAATAGAAGCAAATGCAGCGGCAACATACGTCAAAGCAGCCGCATTAAGAACCTGCCTTGCTGGATAAAGTTCATCTCTCATGAAAAGCCCACCAGATTCGAGAAGCCTTATTGCTCTATTGCTTGCATTAAGTTCTACTGGCAATGTTATTATTTGAAACAAAACAACTGCTGAAAAGAGTATTATGCCTATATCTATCAATTGTGTATATCCAAACAAAAAACCCATCAGCAAAAGCGGCCATGAAATTGTCGTACCGATATTTGCAACAGGTACGATTGCATTTCTCAATTTAAGAGGAATGTATCCATTAGCATGCTGTATCGCATGCCCTGTTTCATGTGCCGCAACGCCTATAGCTGCTATAGAATCACTGCTATAGACGGTTTGAGAAAGCCTTAGCACTCTGCTTCTTGGATCATAATGATCTGTCAGATTACCTGGTATCATCTCAATGCTAACATCATATAGCCCCGCATCATTTAGCAATTTCCTCGCCACTTCATAAGCTCTGTATCCATATCTGTTTCTTACATTTGAATACCTGTTAAACGTGCTTTGTACTTTAAATTGAGCATACATTGCAAGTAAAATTGCAGGTAACAGCAATATATACGTAGGATCGTAATACCAAAACATAAATCCTATCCTCCATTCGTAAAATTGATAATTGCTTTTTCGACTTCATCTAAATCCACTTTTGTGTTGAAGCAAGGGCCATAAGGTCTTATATTTATTATACCATAAACGGGTATTTTTTTCACATCCAGTATTCCACTTGTTAGGTCTCTTTCACATGCAATAGCAATGATGGCTTTTGGTTTAGTGTCCATGACAGCTTTTCTAGCTAAAGTGCCTCCAGTTGCAATTGCGATTTTTACACCATACTTCTCTTTTAGCTTTATTAAGTCGCTGACCTGACATTTCCCACATCTTTGACAATTGTCAATGTCATTGGTAACTTTAAATTTACACTCATTAAACTGTATGCAATGAGGCGTCAATATCAATAGCTCCTCAGGTAAATACTTGCCTTTTCTTGAACTTACTAAAAAGTTATTGATATTTGTAAATGACTGTTGAATCTTATCCTTCTTAACACCAAATATACCACCTAATATCTCCAAAAGCGGATATAACCCATCTATCAGCAATAATAATGTTTTATTCAGTATTTCATTATTTCTTCCTCTATAAATCACATACAAAAAAGCAAAAACTGTAAGAATCAAGACAATAGTAATTGCAGAGAAAAATAATATCGCAGATCCTATTAAAAAATTATACAAAGCTGAGCTTTTGCTTCTCACAATATAGAAAAGAAAAAAAATACTTAACGTCATTAACAATATCAATATACTCAATAATCCAAAAAAAACACGCTTTTTCCCATTCAAATTGTTATCCCCTCTAATTGATCGCCCTTTTTTATTAAGTGTCCCCTTAAATAGTCTTCAACATTCATTTTTCTCGTGCCTTCACCTTGAATTTCTATTACTTTCAACGCTTCTTTACCACATTTTATTATCAAAGTATCATCTGACTCGATAATTGTACCAGGTTTTTCATCACCAAAATAATGGTATACATCAGCAGACCAAATTTTTAACATGCTGCCATTATAGTACGTATATGCACCAGGCCATGGCCTTAATCCTCTAATGAGATTTCTTATTTCAATAGCATCTTTTTCCCAATTTATAAGCCCCATCGATTTTTCAAGCATCGGAGCATACGTCGCTTTGCTATCGTCTTGTTTTACACTCATTAAAGTACCATTGCACATCATGTTTATAGCATCTATTAAAACGTCTCCGCCTAATATCGCCAGTTTATCATGTATCGTCTCAGCATTATCTTCTTCTAATATTGGTATTGACTTTTGCAATAAAATGTCACCAGTGTCCAATCCCTTTTCCATATACATTATAGTAATTCCTGTCTCTTTTTCACCGTTTATTACAGCCCAATTTATGGGTGCAGCTCCTCTGTACTTTGGAAGCAAAGATGCATGAACATTTATACACCCAAATTTCGGGATTTTTAAAATTTCTTCTGGAAGAATTTTGCCATATGCAGCCACAACTATTAATTCAGGATTCAATCTCCTTATCTTTTCAAATACTTCTTCATTGTTCTTTAATTTAAGAGGCTGATAGACTTCTATGCCATGTTTTATAGCAAATTCTTTTACGGGTGGAAAAGACAATTTTTTGCCTCTGCCTTTAGGCTTATCTGGTTGTGTAATAGCCAACATCACATTGTGACCAAATTCAACCAATTTTTTGAGTGAAGGTACAGCAAATTCAGGCGTACCCATAAACACAATGTTCAAATCACTCCGCCTCCATTTTTTCTTCCTCGTCATTTATTATTCTTATCGCTTTATTTACAAACAATATTCCATTTAAATGATCAATTTCATGTGACAATGCTCTGGCTAAAAAGTCTTCTCCTTCGATTTCTTTATACTCTCCGGTTCTGTCTTGATACCTTACTCTTACCTTTTTAGGACGTTTGACTTCTCCTGTCACGTTAGGAACGCTTAGGCATCCTTCTTTTCCTATTTGTTCGCCTTCTTCTAATATTATTTCTGGATTTATCAATTCTATCAAACCATCTCCAACATCCACTACCACCAGTCTTCTCAAGATACCAATCTGGTTTGCAGCAAGTCCGACGCCATCAGCATTATACATAGTTTCAGCCATGTCATCCAAAATCATAATAACATGATCATCTATTTTATCAACGTATTTTGCCTTTTTATACAGTATAGGATCTCCAATTTTTCTAATATACCTTAATGCCATATAAATCCTCCTTAAATTAAATTAAGCGGGTCCAAATCATACGATAGTTTGATGCCTTTCATAAAATTATGGCTATTTAAAGCATCACATATATCTTCCAAAACACTTCTTTCAACTGATTTTACAATAATCTGCCACCTATAATTGTTTTTTATCCTTTCGATAGGAGCAGATGACGGACCTAATACTTTATTATAACTCTTTATTTCATTTTTGTTAATAGTTTTAATAATCAAATTATGTACCAATGCGGCACTAGATATTACGTTATTTTTCTCTGGCCCTGATATCAATATATTTAATAAATGTGTAAAAGGAGGATACATGTATGTTTCTCTATAATGTATTTCTTCATTGAAAAAAGCTTCATAATCTTGATTTTTTGCAGCTATTATGCTGTAGTTATCATCTTCATATGTTTGAATTATTACTCTTCCAGGCTTTTCTCCTCTGCCAGCCCTTCCCGCTACCTGTGTTAAAAGCTGAAAAGTCCTTTCCCCTGACCTAAAATCAGGTATATTCAGCGTTATATCCGCCAGAATAACTCCTACCAGCGTCACATTTGGTATGTCAAAGCCTTTTGAAATCATCTGCGTGCCTATCAATATGTCTGCATTTCCGCTTCTAAATTCATTAAAAATTTTTTCATGAGCTCCTTTTGTTTTAGTAGTATCAATGTCCATTCTTAAGACTCTACTTTTAGGAAATAATCGCTTAACTTCCTTTTCTACACGCTCTGTTCCAATGCCTAAATATCTAATTCGCTTGCTTCCGCATTTAGGACACGTACGAACTGTATCGATATTGTATCCGCAATAATGGCACTTTAACTTTCCATCATCTGCATGATATGTAAGTGATATATCACAATTTGGGCACTCAGGAACATAACCACA from Thermoanaerobacterium sp. PSU-2 harbors:
- the rsmB gene encoding 16S rRNA (cytosine(967)-C(5))-methyltransferase RsmB — encoded protein: MNQRNTAFKILYDIIVKKGYSNIVLNKYLNNNELRDIDKSFIKEIVFGTIERKQTLDQIIDRCSSKGIKKIDNKILIILEMGLYQIIYMDKVPQYAAISEAVNLAKEYAGIHASKFVNAVLRNYVRNSAKIDILKSDKNVVEYMAFKYSYPEWIVKRLLNNYDKDTAEDILKSLNEKPQISIRLNTLKIGSKDFEKILIDKGLNFKKGSYVDDAYYIDLKNIAGDEIYKNGFVQIQDEGAMIISKVLSPNPDDLIIDVCSAPGGKTTHISQLMNNKGKVIAFDIHEHKIDLIRMNCKRLGVNNVDAYVFDSTKINEKYIDKADKVLADVPCTGIGIIRKKPDIKLKNYTDEDIKKLNNIQYSILSSSSKYVKKGGYILYSTCTIGREENMNIIDRFLGENKNFEISDIRPFLSEKLASQVDGKGYLQLLPNINNTDGFFICKLQRNN
- a CDS encoding zinc metallopeptidase; this translates as MFWYYDPTYILLLPAILLAMYAQFKVQSTFNRYSNVRNRYGYRAYEVARKLLNDAGLYDVSIEMIPGNLTDHYDPRSRVLRLSQTVYSSDSIAAIGVAAHETGHAIQHANGYIPLKLRNAIVPVANIGTTISWPLLLMGFLFGYTQLIDIGIILFSAVVLFQIITLPVELNASNRAIRLLESGGLFMRDELYPARQVLNAAALTYVAAAFASIMNLIRLIILRDRRD
- a CDS encoding DUF116 domain-containing protein, whose product is MNGKKRVFFGLLSILILLMTLSIFFLFYIVRSKSSALYNFLIGSAILFFSAITIVLILTVFAFLYVIYRGRNNEILNKTLLLLIDGLYPLLEILGGIFGVKKDKIQQSFTNINNFLVSSRKGKYLPEELLILTPHCIQFNECKFKVTNDIDNCQRCGKCQVSDLIKLKEKYGVKIAIATGGTLARKAVMDTKPKAIIAIACERDLTSGILDVKKIPVYGIINIRPYGPCFNTKVDLDEVEKAIINFTNGG
- the fmt gene encoding methionyl-tRNA formyltransferase, encoding MNIVFMGTPEFAVPSLKKLVEFGHNVMLAITQPDKPKGRGKKLSFPPVKEFAIKHGIEVYQPLKLKNNEEVFEKIRRLNPELIVVAAYGKILPEEILKIPKFGCINVHASLLPKYRGAAPINWAVINGEKETGITIMYMEKGLDTGDILLQKSIPILEEDNAETIHDKLAILGGDVLIDAINMMCNGTLMSVKQDDSKATYAPMLEKSMGLINWEKDAIEIRNLIRGLRPWPGAYTYYNGSMLKIWSADVYHYFGDEKPGTIIESDDTLIIKCGKEALKVIEIQGEGTRKMNVEDYLRGHLIKKGDQLEGITI
- the def gene encoding peptide deformylase yields the protein MALRYIRKIGDPILYKKAKYVDKIDDHVIMILDDMAETMYNADGVGLAANQIGILRRLVVVDVGDGLIELINPEIILEEGEQIGKEGCLSVPNVTGEVKRPKKVRVRYQDRTGEYKEIEGEDFLARALSHEIDHLNGILFVNKAIRIINDEEEKMEAE